Part of the Carassius auratus strain Wakin chromosome 8, ASM336829v1, whole genome shotgun sequence genome is shown below.
agctaaatagggggaacaatcaagacacgacaggtggcacagatgggacaatcaagacacgactaggttaacaaggggggcggggcaagggaacgagacaacacaagcacatggcccaaaggcaaggccatgtgcttgtacacaaaacacgggtctgtcatgatcctgcttcaagactaggaaaaatcaaggacacgagggcagaatcatgacagatcATGTGGTACTATTATGACTGGAGTAGcttaataatgctgaaaaattacctttgcgtcacaggaattaatattttacaatacactCAAAttgtaaacagttattttaaattgtaataatatttcacaatattactgttttttttctgtgtttgtgatcaaataaatgatctCCTGCCCCGATGAGCATagaaattcctgtaaaaaaacttagaaaatcttactgatcccaaattttGTATCATGCTTGAGAAGCAATTTGATCTAAACACCCAAACTCACTCTCCATTTCACCTGCTTTCCCTTAACACACATTGCTGAGCTCATTAGATTTCTGCCCTCTTGACCCACTCAGTACTAAGCTAAAGCTAAAGGCTGAAGGTGCTCTAGATATCCCACACATTATTCCAGCTAATTATTCGTACGCTGCAGACACTACTGACTCAACAGACATCAGTGCCACACCACAAGATGAGCAACAGATGGTTAATACTCTTATCCTGTTTGGTATtcagagctgtcagtcaaactTCAAGCCTAATGCAATTATATTGTTGCACCGAACACGGGCCGCCCTCtaaccttttttttaatgcacactcGCCAGATTGTGGTTGGTGGCATTGGAATCGTCTTCAGGAAATGGTTTGGACACACCAAGGGCAACACAGTTGGCAAAGATGgccaataaaatgaatatatcaaAAGGCTTAAAGGTCTTAGGTCAAGGAAACAACTGTCTTGAAAACATACAAGAGAATGCACAAGGTTTGCACACACACTTGGGCAAAAGGATATTTCCACTCCACCAGGGCCAGTGCTGCCATGCGTATAGGGTTGCTGAGAGTCAGGCAGCACAGGGCTCTGGGTGCACGCAGGGATGATTTGTTAGCTTGTGTGTGCTTCTTGGCTCCTCCAGGTCTCCTTTGCCCTGCAGAACCTGTTGAGTTGAGGGTGTCCATCTTGCTGGGGTCAGCCAAACCGACCCCctctgaaataaacagatttcTTATTAAAATTATGGTCCCAAAAGTTAAAGGATAAGTTCACTCATGAAAGAAAATCTCTTATAGATCATATTGTTCTTCtgtataacaaaaaaatacacataaaaataaaaattatcgatttttcttttattccaaaaatcattaggatattaattaaagatcatgttccataaagatattttgtaaatttcctaccataaatatatctaaacttcatttttgattagtaatatgcattcctAAGTACTTTGGACGACTTAGGGGGACGTCATGACCTAATGGTTAACTGGCGCTGCTGCAAAAaaatggctacccactgctccgggtgtgcatTTTCACTGCTGACTCACGtcactttaaaggcaattttctcagtaattgttttttttattttgcaccctcagattcgagtttttcaaatagttgtatctcggacaaatattgtctaataaaacatacagtacatcattgaaaagcttatttattcagctttcagatgatgttaaattacacttatgactggttttgtggtccaaaaGAACAAAACAAGTTTTGGGTTTTGAAACAAGCccaatgttttctttttgaaataagattattttgcttgtttcaagcaaaaactcacttaatttagatttcttctttttttctgaaaacaaataatttttctgGTCTAGAAAAtccttcttgatttaagaattttttgatattttggttgcaaacaagaaaagaaaaaaactttgcttgaaaagcatttttttgcTGTGCACAATGCCCATTACAAACTCAACACATTACAGTAGAATAGCTATAGAGTGATTATTAAAACATCTATCTATTGCAAATAATGCAAGGATGTGAACTGCCAATGCAAAGTAAACATGCAATTACAATCTGAAGTCTGAAGTCATTGTTACTGCACCTAGAATGTATGGGCTATCTTCTATTTTGTATAAcccttttattattttagctgaaTTGTTCTGCGTTATGCCTGTGTACTGTAGGCTACTGACAGTGTTTCCAGTGCAGATGTTGTGTTACATCACTCACCTTTCGGTAGCGCATCCATGTCCACAACTGCTGCTTACCCACACGAACTCACGTGAAACAATAACTTAGAACAGCTTTCATATCTATTAACTGTATCAATCGGTTGACAAACCAGCTCACGCGCGCAGCACTTAAAACACGCAACTCCAAACACGCTCCaaagaacaaaacatttgttcTTACATATATTTAGGCGAATCAAAACACGTGGATTGTTCTATGTGTAGCACTAATGAAGCAAAACGGCTGTATAATCTATCCTCATGTGAACCCAGACCCCGGTTAAGCTGTGAATTCAGGATTAACGTTAACTGATGTGAGCCGGTTAACGGGGATGATTGCCCTGAAACCTTTCAAAAGGAGGTGGAGACATGCCTTGAAGcattgaagtgttttttttttttccaccagtAAACTATTTGTTTTAATCTGAGGAAAAGTCAAAGTGAACATGAAACTTTAGTCACATTCGTAAAGTATACATTCATTTGAGAGACCACAGCGCCTCTAGCGGTTCAAGACGAAAACACAACGACTGCATAGATATGAAAGTTTATTTATCATAACCACTGCGCTGGACGAGCATTTCCTGAAAATACAAGGCAGCTAATGTTGTAAACACTGAATATGCATGAAATACAAATTACTTCATTAACACTTAAGCAATGGCTTGAATCAAACAAAGTAAGAATGATGATATGTGGCGTTACATTTCTTAGATATTTTAATCAGCCTGTGGTCTGTTACACCTCCTGTAACACCTGTTTATTAGAATATTATGTCTGTGGCTACAGTTAATTTCCTCAGCAATGCCAATTTGTGATGCACAAACCACATAATTGGAAACATGATTCATTTTCTTGGTCAATAATTAATGTTGCAACAACTGAAAAGCATTTACATTGGCACTTTGTAAGAGAGCAAACAACTTATGGCATGGCACAACATGAAATAAAACTCATAAAATAATAGGCTATTTGGTCATGTAACGAACAGTCAAAAAAACACTGTCTTCAGATAACCTTCAAACACAATTCACAAAATCAAGCTCATAGAAAATATATCAAGGGATGgaattaaagtatatttataattaaatccaTAGAATGGAGCAATAATGTACTGTTACTCACATATAAAAATGTGCATTGAATAACACTAACCTACATCCTATTTACAAGGcattaaattgttgtttttacattttgacacCTAAAAGTTATACAGTACATAACTGTAATTTGACTTTTTGCTTTACTTTTAGCAATCCTTCATATACTGCATCATGTAATTGAATCCTGTCCACTGGGCCCTTCCTGCATTTCTGAGAGACTTTAGCAATATGCCATACATGATTTTCCAAtatctgttttcatatatattttaggaTATGCAAGAAGCTCCTATGATAGAAGGGGTGAGCGATGGCACAGATAGGTAACAGTAAACACAGCTATGATCCAGCCTCTTGTTCCTGTCCCAGTGCTTCCAGCAGCAGGCCCATAGGAGTCCTCTTCAATCCTATACTCTCCAGCTTATTCTCCAGTTTATTCTTAAGGTTTCGGAGTCTCACTGAAGCATGGATGAGGATCACTGCAAGAGGGAAAAAGTCAGAGAGGACTACAACCGATCAAGTATTAACAGCAAACAGACAAAAAAGGCTTGAGGCAACAAATAATACTAACTTAAAATGGGGAAGGCAATGCCAAAGAGGAAAACAGCTACCCCTCCTAAAACAGACAGAATAAGGTAGCTGGAGCCCAAAATTGCAGCAAGTGACAGCGATGGATGATTCCTCCGGAAACGTCGGATTACGGCCTTGTTTTCAGCCACCCAGACAAACCCCAAAAACAGAAGGATCACAACGCTTGCCCCAAGAATCAACTTGAGCGGTTGGAAATACCTGTGTGTTACAATTACATGATgcacaaaagaaaaacagatataaaataaatacatgataatCAGCATCATCATAAGAAAGAATAACATTTGAATAAGAGTACTTAgcctacaataaataaaaaacaacacgtACAAAGAATAAATCAATTCTAGATATCgcttttatttatattgtgatcctgtattttttttttttttagattgtcattaaatgtttaatcattttgtgGTCTTAAACTGTCTATggagtttttatttcatttttagtttcatgtagTAAAACATATCAAAGCCACTGAAACACTAGCCTACATGATCACTTAAAACTGAAAGTCATAACAGACACAGACATTTACATAACAGTAAATGTTTGCAATGCACCAACTGCTTAACCATGTAAGTCttgttataaaatcattatttgtgAGGCTATTTCAATAAGTAATTCGACACAGAACACAACACAAATGTTGTTGTCACTCGTTTGGGTAACAGAGGAGCAGGGAATAGGTCTGAATGAACGAACACGTCACTAGTGTTTTCTTACCCGATTATTAGCAGAAATGCCACGGAGGAGGCAAAATAGTTGGACTGGTAGTACAGCAGGTTGTTAATGATCCGGTTGTTCCACCGATCTAAGTTACGGACATCAGGCACTGAGAACCGGGCCGAACCCAGCAGAAAATCGTCCAGGGTCCGGAAAGGGGGAGGCTGAACATCCACCATTTTCGACGCTTCTGGTGACTACATTTACCAGCATGCATTGCAAACCCACAAAAAATAATGTGAGAAAAGCATGCTGCCTGGTTTCTTTTACTGCCTATGCCTGCTCTCAAACACACTGTAGCTTAGAGGAATTTAATTAAAGATATACTACAGTACTCTGCTGTAATACCGACATTGGTTGATTTGCTTATTGCCAGTTATAATTTCTGGATGTTAAATGTAGTAGCAAGGTTTTGAATTCACTAattacaaaatagattttttCCTCTTCCTACCATTTCCTTTGCTTCCTAAAATGAAGGAAGTAGGGTGAAGTCAGCAAAAGTGTGACACTTTTTGTTAAACTgtgatttaaatacaaataaatcaattctACCAATCTGTTGTACCCCCCAGTTTTAAAGGCATATTGGTTGTTGTTTTAAACATAGAGACTCAAAAAAAAGCAGTACATAGTACTGTAAATAGTATGTTTGTTTAAAGGGACTTCTTACGCACAAAAACTTCACAAATTCACAAATTTCTAttcttatttgtttcttttttcctgtCTTCTTCCTACAGTTTGTGacattttctgtaaaacaaaacaacaagcaATCTATTCCCTTTTAATTCAGGGTGTCCCACTCTAGCTGAATGTCCAATTTAGCTGAATGCTTTCAGGTAAATTGGGACAATAACaaaagtaacaatattaaaaaaatggaatGAAGAAACATTTGCATCATTGGATAAAATTCAATGATCACATGAACGCAGGTTATACAAATTTATATTGTAGATTGAATTACTGTTTGTATTagaaattaaactattttaatagacttaaactacaaacccgattccaaaaaaagtggggacactgtacaaattgtgaataaatacAGAATGCAATGATATGGAGTTtccaaatgtcaatattttattcagaatacaacatacagtagatgacatatcaaatgtttaaactgagaaaatgtatcactttaagggaaaaataagtcgattttaaatttcatggcatcaacacatctcaaaaatgttgggacaaggccatgtttaccgctgtgtggcatcccctcttctttttataacagtctccaaacgtctggggactgaggaaacaagttgctcaagtttatgaatgttgtcccattcttgtctaatacaggcttctagttgctcaactgtcctaggtcttctttgtcacatcttcctctttatgatgcaccaaatgttttctatgggtgaaagatctggactgcagactggccatttcagtacccggttccttcttctacgcagccatgatgttgtaattgatgcagtatatgGTCTAGCATCGTCATATTGGAAAATGCAagttcttccctgaaagagacgatgtctggatgggagcatgtgttgttctagaacttggatatacctttcagcattgaaaGAGATTGCATGAGTGGttgaagacaatttttttttttaatgcagataaTATTTTGTCAGTTCAGAAGCATTTATTATAaggatttattaatttaaatttgaacattttagccttttaaactgtttttaagtGAACTGTTGTGATTTAATTCTAGTAAGCAATCATTTGTAGAACTGAAACTACAAATAAGTACCTAGAATTTTTACTTCAccgttttatttctttattgaaaCCATAAGTTTGAAAatatatgcatttcagaaaaatctAAATGGTGGAAAAATGTGGTTAACAGAATCAGATTAAAGATTCTTGTAGGCCGTGACTCAAGGGTTTAGAGGAGAATTTTGACTCCAGCTCTAAAGTTTCCAAAGTTATTACTGGtaaattaaatgcaaacataGTGTGTGGTGGTGCCTGAATAATGAGGAGATTGGGAAGTATTCCAATAAGTTTTGGGCTTCCACAACTTACAGTATCTGACTTCCAGACATTTTTagtgcagaaaaaaaagcaatagaAAATACAATAGGTTTCCAGCTCCATTATTAACATCTTATAACATCTCTAAAACAATATACATCTAAGCATCAACCATTAAATACTTTATTGAGACAGGTTACTTGTATACTTTTACATACATATCCTCTTTTTGTCTCTATAtagttccaaaaataaataatccatcaaaaaaacaaaaaacaaaactacatGACATTACACAAAGATAGTGATAAAGGGagtatggggaaaaaaatcagtgTCAAACAGGAGAGACTGAAAATATGGAGAGAATGAATGACTCAAATTTACTTTGGTAGAGGAACATTAAAGTTGAATATAATCTTTAACAATGGTGTCTCTCCTGACAGCACATTATTTTAGAGAtaaatttattagatttttt
Proteins encoded:
- the LOC113107349 gene encoding PRA1 family protein 2-like, translated to MVDVQPPPFRTLDDFLLGSARFSVPDVRNLDRWNNRIINNLLYYQSNYFASSVAFLLIIGYFQPLKLILGASVVILLFLGFVWVAENKAVIRRFRRNHPSLSLAAILGSSYLILSVLGGVAVFLFGIAFPILMILIHASVRLRNLKNKLENKLESIGLKRTPMGLLLEALGQEQEAGS